The Bradyrhizobium sp. WSM471 genome includes the window TAGCGCTGCCACTGTCCGGGCCGATCCTCCGGGTTCTCGGGCGTGATAAATCGCGTGAAGATCGTTCTGGCCTGATGGCGCGAAACGATCGAGGCGATCGTCGGCAACACTCGCGCCATCCATGGCGTCTCCCAGAGACCGCCCGGAGCGAAGATGTTCTGCATGTCGATGCACAAGTGAACGGCGTCGCCGATGTCGGTCACTTCCGACGCGCTGTCTCTCATCGTCCTTCACCGTCGAACCATAGCCACGCGCCGCAGCCGGCATTTGCGCAGCGACCTCACCGACTGCAAATGCGATCCCGACGATCATCGTTCCCCATCACGCGCGATCCAGCCGCAGCGCCGAATCGAACAATGCCGGCGCCATGGAATGAGGACGATCATCGCTTTATCGGAACGGTGCTCGGGACCCCGGCTCACGTCGGCAGCGCCATTCGGGCCCTGCGCAGCAACGCCCCCGGAGGGCATCAATAACCAAGGAATATCAATACCGAGGTGGCCAAATGGTGCGCTCGGAGGGACTCGAACCCCCACGATTTTACTCACTGCCACCTCAAGGCAGCGCGTCTACCAATTCCGCCACGAGCGCTTTTGGGGATGCCGGCTTGAGGCTTGAAGGCCAACCGGATCAACGGCGCCGATCTAACAAATCCGTCAGAGGGGTACAAGCCTCCAAAGGCCCTGAATTCCACAAGCTTGGCAGGAAAGTTCCGGCTCCTCGCGCCGGGATCGGCCTTTTCCGCCTGCCCGGGCCGCTACCGTATGCCCAGGCCGCTACCGCGTGCCCGGGATACGTGGCAGCATCTGCTTGACCTCGACCGCGATCCGGTTGCGGTCGACCAGCACGACGCCGGAGGCGACCGGCAAATTATTGGCCAGAACCTTGACCTCGTCGGCCTCGGTTGCGTCCAGCTCGATGATGGCGCCGCGGGAAAGACGTAATACCTGATGGATCGGCATGGTGGTCGTCCCGAGGACGACCATGAGATCCACGGTGACTTTGTCGAGAGTAGGCACTGCAGCACCACCGCAACTTGGGACTAGGACTAGGGACTTGATATTTGCACCTGGGATCATCACCCGGTTATGGTTAGCCAATGGTTAATTCACCCCAAAACCCCCGCCAAAACCAGCGTCAAGAGCTCGATTTGACGGCGTTTTCCGCCTCCTCCGGCGAGCCCGTGGAGTGGCGGATTTCGGACGCGCCCGTGCCCTATCCGGAGGCCGTGGCCGAAATGGAGGCGCGCGTCGCGGCGATCGCAGCGGGTGAAGCTCCGGAGCTGGTCTGGCTGCTGGAACATCCCCCACTCTACACCTCCGGCACCTCCGGCAAGGAATCCGACCTGCTCGATGCCCGATTCCCGATCTTTGCCACCGGGCGCGGCGGCCAGCTCACCTACCACGGGCCCGGCCAGCGCGTGGCCTATGTCATGCTCGACCTGAAGCGCCGGCGGCCGGACGTCCGGGCCTATGTCGCGAGCCTGGAGGAGCTGATTGTGCGGACGCTCGCCGCCTTCAACATCCGTGGCGAGCGGCGCGAGGACCGGGTCGGCGTCTGGGTGAAGCGGCCCGACAAGGGACCCGAGCACGAGGACAAGATCGCGGCGATCGGCGTCCGACTGAAGCGCTGGGTCTCGTTTCACGGCATCGCCATCAATGTCGAGCCGGAGCTGTCGCATTTCGCCGGCATCGTGCCCTGCGGCGTCGCCGATCCCCGCTACGGCGTCACCTCGCTGGTCGATCTCGGCCAGCTCGTGACGATGTCCGATGTCGACGTCGCGCTCCGGCAGGCCTTCGAGGAGCTGTTCGGGCCGACCCGGGCGCTGATCCCGGAAGCCGTCTAACGCTTTCTGTAGAGCGCCCCGCCTCTATCGTTTTCCGCCAATGCGGAATCGGCTAGGCTCGATTCCGGTGTCGCCCACGCCTCCCCCCTCCGCCGGGAAAGCAGATGTCATGCCGGGCGATTTGATCTTCGGACCGACTGTTCGAGCGCCAGGCATAAGGAGGGGTTGCGTTTCAGCTCGCAATGGGAGGTTTTTGCGATGAGACTGTCTGCACCCATCTATCATCTGAAGCGAAGAGCAAAGCGCCTGTCTCGCGAGGAAGGCATTCCGCTACACGATGCGCTCGACCGCATCGCCGCGACGGAAGGCTTTTTCGCCTGGAGCATGCTCGCGGCGAAAGCGGCCGCAGCGAGCCCGGCCAACAGGTTTTTCCCGCAATTCCAACCGGGTGACCTGGTGCTGGTGGGCGCGCGCGCCGGCCAGGGCAAGACCCTGATGAGCCTCGAGCTTGCGGTGGAGGCGATGCGGTCGGGCCACCGCGCCGCGTTCTTCTCGCTCGAATACACCGAGAAAGACGTTCTGGATCGCCTTCGGAGGGTCGGCGTAGACCCGGCGCAATTCGAAAAACTCCTCGAGGTCGATTGCTCCGACGCCATCAGTGCCGATTGCGTCGTCAAGCAGATGGCCGCAGCACCGCGCGGCACGGTCGTGGTGATCGACTATCTGCAACTGCTCGATCAGCGGCGGGAAAATCCCGATCTCACCGTTCAGGTGCGCGCGTTGAAATCATTCGCGCGCGACAAAGGATTGGTCGTCGTCTTCATCTCGCAGATCGACCGCTCCTATGATCCCTCGCTCAAACCCTGCCCTGACCTGGACGATGTCAGGCTGCCGAACCCGCTTGATTTGAAGCTGTTCGACAAGACCTGTTTCCTGAACAAGGACGAAGTTCAGTTTCGCATAGCGAGCTGACGATCAGGAGGCCCAACCGGTTCAGGCCGCGGGTGAGATCGTTCACCCGCGGCCTCCCTCCTCACGCCTTCTCGGGGGAAACCTCGAGCTTGCCGGCGATGTAGCGCCGCTCCTGGGTCAGGCCGCCAAAGCCGTAGGCGTCGCCCTTGACCTCGTCGACATGCAGATAGGTCTCGTGATGCAGCGGACCCAGGATCCCGGCCATGCGCTGGAACATCGCGGCGAGATAGGCGGCCTTCTCGTCCTTGGTATTGGTGCCTTCGCTGACGTGGATGTCGATCCAGTAGCTCGCGAGCTTCTGCTCTGCGAGCGACTTGCCGCCGGCGAACCAGTCGCCCGCCTCGACCGGTTTCACGATGATGGCGGTGACCTCAGGGTCCTTGTGCAGGATTTTTGCGGTGAGTTCGGACACGGCGCTCGCGATGTCGGCCTTCAGCGAGGGCGACTGGCGGGAGGTGGTGTAGGACACGGTGATCAGCGGCATGGTCGTTCTCCTCGGATGTCGCGCAGGTGTTGCGCGGCGTTGATGAGAAGCTAGACCGACCCTCGACATTTTGGTATCTTATCTCTGTTGATACCAGTGATAAGATATCATAATGACAGCAACGCTCGACATCGCCACTGTCCAGGCCTTCCTGCTGGTCGCCGACCTCCAGAGTTTTACGCGCACCGCCGAGGTCCTTGGCACGACCCAGGCGGCCGTCAGCCTCAAGCTGCAACGGCTGGAAACGCTGCTCGGCAGGCGCCTCGTCGAGCGCTCGCCGCGCGCGGTCCGGCTCACGGCAGACGGCGCGACGTTCCTCGATCGCGCCCGCGCGCTGATCGCGGCACATGACCGCGCGCTGTCGGGCGAGGCCTCGCTCGCGCAGTCGCTCTCGCTCGGCATCTCCGACCATGCCGCGGGGCCGGAGCTGGTACCGCTGCTCGAACGCCTGCATGCGATGTCGTCGAACCTCACCCTCGCCGTCACCATCGGCTTCTCACGCGAGATGCAGGAGGCCTATGATTCCGGCCAACTGGATGCGGTGATCGTGCGCCAGGAAGGCAGCCGCCGCGGCGGCGAGAGGCTGGCCGAGGACGAATTCGGCTGGTTCGCGTCAAGACGCTTCACCGTGCCAAAGGGGCAGCCTTTGCCGCTCGCAACCCTCGCTCCGCCCTGCGGCGTCCGCGCCATCGCCGTGCGCGCGCTCGACAAGGCCGGCCTCACATGGCGTGAGCGTTTTGTCGGCGGTGGCGTCACCGCCGTGGTGGCAGCCGCGCTCGCCGGACTTGCCATCGCACCGCTGGCGCGACGGATCGCACCTCCTGGGCTGGTCGACATCGGGCCAGTCCAGAAGCTGCCAAAACTCGGCAGCTCCAAGGTGATGCTGCATTCGAAGGTCAGCGATCCCGCAAAGCTTGCGGCGCTGCGCGCGGTGGCGGCGACGTTCCGGAGCGCGGCGGCGGTCTGACGCCAGACCGGTTTACAAGATCGCCTAACGCTGCGAGCGTCCGCTAGCTTGCGCCCTGCATACGGGCCCGCAATATTGCCTAAAAAGGTTCCAAATCTTCGGAACAATCCGCCACCTACCGCGTTTGCCCCGGTTAAGGCAGGGTCCGGGAATGATCGAGAAGTCTAGTCAGCAGAGGGATTTGTTCGAAAGCGAACGCAGTTTCCGCCTGTTGGTTGAAGGGGTCGCGGACTACGCCCTGTACATGCTGGATCCCACCGGGAGAATCACCAGCTGGAACATCGGCGGCGAGCGCATCAAGGGCTATTCGCCCGGGGAGATCCTCGGCCAGCACTTTTCCCGTTTCTACACCGAGACCGACCGCGCCAACGGCAAGCCCGCCCGGGCGCTCGGGATTGCGCGGGAAAAGGGCCGCTACGAGGAGGAAGGCTG containing:
- a CDS encoding FliM/FliN family flagellar motor switch protein, producing MPTLDKVTVDLMVVLGTTTMPIHQVLRLSRGAIIELDATEADEVKVLANNLPVASGVVLVDRNRIAVEVKQMLPRIPGTR
- the lipB gene encoding lipoyl(octanoyl) transferase LipB, with translation MVNSPQNPRQNQRQELDLTAFSASSGEPVEWRISDAPVPYPEAVAEMEARVAAIAAGEAPELVWLLEHPPLYTSGTSGKESDLLDARFPIFATGRGGQLTYHGPGQRVAYVMLDLKRRRPDVRAYVASLEELIVRTLAAFNIRGERREDRVGVWVKRPDKGPEHEDKIAAIGVRLKRWVSFHGIAINVEPELSHFAGIVPCGVADPRYGVTSLVDLGQLVTMSDVDVALRQAFEELFGPTRALIPEAV
- a CDS encoding DNA helicase, whose amino-acid sequence is MRLSAPIYHLKRRAKRLSREEGIPLHDALDRIAATEGFFAWSMLAAKAAAASPANRFFPQFQPGDLVLVGARAGQGKTLMSLELAVEAMRSGHRAAFFSLEYTEKDVLDRLRRVGVDPAQFEKLLEVDCSDAISADCVVKQMAAAPRGTVVVIDYLQLLDQRRENPDLTVQVRALKSFARDKGLVVVFISQIDRSYDPSLKPCPDLDDVRLPNPLDLKLFDKTCFLNKDEVQFRIAS
- a CDS encoding 4-oxalocrotonate tautomerase family protein, whose protein sequence is MPLITVSYTTSRQSPSLKADIASAVSELTAKILHKDPEVTAIIVKPVEAGDWFAGGKSLAEQKLASYWIDIHVSEGTNTKDEKAAYLAAMFQRMAGILGPLHHETYLHVDEVKGDAYGFGGLTQERRYIAGKLEVSPEKA
- a CDS encoding LysR substrate-binding domain-containing protein: MTATLDIATVQAFLLVADLQSFTRTAEVLGTTQAAVSLKLQRLETLLGRRLVERSPRAVRLTADGATFLDRARALIAAHDRALSGEASLAQSLSLGISDHAAGPELVPLLERLHAMSSNLTLAVTIGFSREMQEAYDSGQLDAVIVRQEGSRRGGERLAEDEFGWFASRRFTVPKGQPLPLATLAPPCGVRAIAVRALDKAGLTWRERFVGGGVTAVVAAALAGLAIAPLARRIAPPGLVDIGPVQKLPKLGSSKVMLHSKVSDPAKLAALRAVAATFRSAAAV